A section of the Elizabethkingia anophelis R26 genome encodes:
- a CDS encoding homoserine kinase: MKKIKCYAPATVANVVCGYDVLGFAIDNPGDEVIVSFNNNNKTVITKIEGDQGKLPLDANKNVVGHVVNLFLEKIGSNQGVDIELYKKMPLNSGLGSSAASSVGALVAVNELFDNPLSRHELLPLAMEGERLASGNAHADNVAPSLLGGLVLIRSYDPLDVVKLPTKKDFYVVSVHPHVDVPTGEARKIIRQQVPLKKAVEQWGNVAGLVAGFCTNDADLIGRSMKDVIIEPIRSMLIPYFAEMKQTALDHNAIGFGISGSGPSVFALCKNKDEAEKIAIELHKLLYAQNISCESLVTKINNEGAVIL, translated from the coding sequence ATGAAAAAAATAAAATGTTATGCCCCTGCAACAGTAGCCAATGTAGTATGTGGCTACGATGTATTAGGCTTTGCTATAGATAATCCGGGAGATGAAGTTATTGTATCATTCAACAACAATAATAAAACGGTAATTACAAAAATAGAGGGCGACCAGGGAAAGTTACCGCTTGATGCCAATAAAAACGTGGTTGGACATGTGGTGAATCTGTTTTTAGAAAAGATAGGCTCCAATCAGGGTGTTGATATAGAACTCTACAAAAAGATGCCTCTGAACAGTGGTCTTGGTTCCAGCGCTGCCAGTAGTGTAGGAGCATTAGTAGCCGTGAACGAACTATTTGACAATCCTTTATCCCGACACGAGCTTCTGCCTTTGGCTATGGAAGGAGAGCGACTAGCCTCCGGAAATGCTCATGCAGACAATGTTGCTCCATCGTTATTAGGTGGTTTGGTTCTTATTCGCAGTTATGATCCTCTGGATGTTGTAAAACTTCCCACTAAAAAAGACTTTTATGTAGTGTCGGTACATCCGCATGTAGATGTACCGACAGGAGAAGCCAGAAAAATTATCCGTCAGCAAGTTCCATTGAAGAAAGCGGTAGAGCAGTGGGGGAATGTAGCAGGTCTTGTTGCAGGTTTCTGTACAAATGATGCAGATCTTATCGGCCGCAGTATGAAAGATGTAATAATAGAGCCGATTCGCTCTATGCTGATCCCATATTTCGCTGAAATGAAGCAAACCGCTCTTGATCATAATGCTATTGGATTTGGAATTTCAGGCTCAGGCCCTTCTGTATTTGCTTTATGTAAAAATAAAGATGAAGCCGAAAAAATAGCTATCGAACTTCACAAGCTGCTTTACGCTCAGAATATCAGCTGTGAATCTCTGGTTACTAAAATCAATAATGAAGGAGCAGTAATACTATAA
- a CDS encoding isoaspartyl peptidase/L-asparaginase family protein, whose product MKKITLLFMCCLSLLSHAQKRYIVVIHGGAGTLLKKDMPPELEQQYKEKLKEALYKAYEKLQQGQTAIEAVEAAIVVMEDSPLFNAGKGAVFTNDGKNELDASVMYGKDKTAGAVAGVTTIKNPIKAAVAVMQKSEHVMLIGKGAEYFAKTQGLKIVNPKYFWTQHRWDALQKVKKAELKANQPNAVNQRYPAYYLTDKKFGTVGCVALDKDGNLAAGTSTGGMTNKKYGRVGDSPIIGAGTYADKNIGISGTGWGEFYIRTSAARTVAAKYEYQNKDVKTATQEVMSEIENMGGDGGIIALDKSGNMAMTFNTEGMYRGAITSNGEIEVEIYK is encoded by the coding sequence ATGAAAAAAATTACATTACTATTTATGTGTTGTCTTTCACTGCTTTCTCATGCACAAAAAAGATACATCGTTGTCATTCATGGTGGTGCCGGTACACTTCTAAAAAAAGACATGCCACCTGAACTGGAGCAACAATACAAAGAAAAACTAAAAGAAGCTTTATACAAAGCTTATGAAAAACTACAACAAGGTCAAACCGCCATCGAGGCTGTAGAAGCAGCAATTGTTGTAATGGAGGATAGCCCGCTCTTTAATGCCGGCAAAGGTGCTGTTTTTACTAACGATGGAAAAAATGAGCTGGATGCGTCTGTTATGTATGGTAAGGATAAGACTGCGGGTGCTGTAGCCGGAGTTACGACAATTAAAAATCCTATAAAGGCTGCTGTTGCTGTTATGCAGAAATCCGAACATGTGATGTTGATTGGTAAAGGTGCAGAATACTTTGCAAAGACACAGGGATTAAAAATTGTAAATCCTAAATATTTCTGGACACAGCACAGATGGGATGCTTTGCAAAAGGTAAAAAAAGCGGAACTAAAAGCCAATCAGCCAAATGCTGTTAATCAACGATATCCTGCCTATTATCTGACTGACAAAAAATTCGGAACTGTAGGCTGTGTAGCATTAGACAAAGATGGTAATCTGGCAGCCGGAACCTCAACCGGAGGTATGACTAATAAAAAATATGGAAGAGTAGGTGATTCACCGATTATAGGTGCTGGTACATACGCTGACAAAAATATTGGAATATCAGGGACTGGCTGGGGCGAGTTTTATATACGTACCTCAGCAGCCAGAACTGTAGCTGCAAAATATGAATATCAGAATAAAGATGTAAAAACAGCCACACAGGAAGTAATGTCCGAAATAGAAAATATGGGTGGTGATGGCGGTATAATAGCCTTGGATAAAAGCGGAAATATGGCAATGACCTTTAATACCGAAGGAATGTACAGAGGCGCTATAACCAGTAATGGTGAAATCGAAGTGGAAATTTATAAATAA
- a CDS encoding SusC/RagA family TonB-linked outer membrane protein — MKVNYKVFTASLFFMGVCVYSQKKDTLLKENKIDEVIVVGYGKSTKSRMTDNVAKISAESIKEVPNANFQNALVGKAAGVQISQTNGKLEAGFNVNIRGSASISAGTGPLYVIDGIPMINRDESTNEAPVNPLVTLSASEIESVEILKDASSAAIYGSRGSNGVVLITTKTGKKGKPRLSFNISQGFSSPTNKVRFLNAKEYVELLLEAGRNVNDEDFVIRRFNRYSNNTDWRNGAIDTDWQKYIFRQGSVRDADFSVSGGNDNYNYMFTASNNDSKGIIRGNDLGRNTARLNISAKVTDKLKLGMNLGFSRTSIDRVANDNAFVTPMQAVAQAPISPAFIDGEPFAGTPYANFLLEDKYANYNTLIKRLTGKLSAEYKILKNLTFNSDLGYDYYNQKEKNYRGRKVPQMATDGYAYNSYVDTENLVFTNYLSYNLKFGSNNISTVAGTEYNKNRREFGSVTGIRFPSDDFQNINSAGEITEGKGEASEYTFFSYFARVNYDYKGKYLLKGSIRRDGSSRFGQANRYGVFPAFSAGWVISKENFLSESNTISLLKLRASWGKTGNAEIGDFAARDQWQATKYKQLPGIEPFQPANPDLTWEKSTQTDIGLDFGLFSNRISGEIDLYNKKTNGLLFQQNIPYTSGYASIYRNIGDMSNKGFEIVLNTQNFRKENFTWNTSFNIASNDNKITALPDNNADQIIGNTILRVGERSASFYLTEYAGVDPANGDALYYKNTLKPDGTLDKTTTNQYSQANRIVAGTFTPLWIGGLTNTLEYKNFDLSFTLYGEFGASMYTSGGKFMSTAGSWFDNQTADQMNRWQKSGDITNVPQARLGEENGTQESTRYLEKRDFVRLRNLSLGYTLNKDLMKSLGVSKLRIYVSAINLLTFTKYSGYDPEALADTGRGGGGATFYSAPPARTFTFGLNVNF; from the coding sequence ATGAAAGTAAATTACAAAGTATTTACGGCATCATTATTTTTTATGGGTGTATGTGTCTATAGCCAGAAAAAAGACACCCTGCTTAAAGAAAATAAAATTGATGAAGTAATAGTTGTTGGCTATGGAAAGTCAACCAAATCCAGAATGACAGATAATGTTGCTAAGATAAGCGCTGAATCTATTAAAGAAGTTCCTAATGCTAACTTTCAGAATGCATTGGTTGGTAAAGCTGCTGGTGTACAAATTAGCCAAACCAACGGCAAACTGGAAGCCGGGTTCAATGTTAACATCCGTGGATCGGCAAGTATAAGTGCAGGTACTGGTCCTTTGTATGTAATAGACGGAATCCCCATGATTAACCGTGATGAATCTACAAATGAAGCTCCGGTCAATCCATTAGTTACCCTGAGCGCCTCGGAGATTGAATCAGTAGAAATTCTGAAAGATGCTTCTTCAGCTGCAATATATGGATCCCGCGGAAGTAATGGTGTTGTACTGATTACCACTAAAACCGGAAAAAAGGGAAAACCCAGACTTAGCTTCAACATCTCACAAGGATTTAGCAGTCCTACCAATAAAGTGAGATTTCTAAATGCCAAAGAATATGTAGAATTATTACTGGAAGCCGGTAGAAATGTAAACGATGAAGATTTTGTAATCCGCAGATTCAATAGATATTCAAATAATACTGACTGGAGAAACGGCGCCATAGATACCGATTGGCAGAAATATATTTTCCGGCAGGGTTCTGTAAGGGATGCGGATTTCTCTGTTTCTGGTGGAAATGATAATTATAACTATATGTTCACCGCATCCAACAATGATAGTAAAGGAATTATCAGAGGAAATGATTTAGGAAGGAACACTGCAAGACTTAATATAAGTGCAAAAGTTACTGACAAACTAAAACTGGGTATGAATCTGGGCTTCTCCAGAACCAGCATAGATAGGGTTGCAAATGACAATGCTTTTGTCACCCCTATGCAGGCCGTAGCACAGGCTCCAATATCACCCGCCTTTATAGATGGAGAGCCTTTCGCAGGAACTCCTTATGCTAACTTTTTGTTAGAAGATAAATATGCGAATTATAATACATTAATAAAAAGATTAACGGGCAAGTTATCTGCTGAATATAAAATTCTGAAAAATCTGACTTTTAATTCAGATCTGGGCTATGATTATTACAATCAGAAGGAAAAGAACTACAGAGGACGAAAAGTCCCGCAAATGGCTACAGATGGTTATGCCTATAATTCCTATGTAGATACAGAAAATTTAGTTTTCACCAATTATCTTAGCTACAACCTGAAATTTGGTTCCAATAACATCAGTACAGTAGCAGGTACCGAATACAATAAAAACAGAAGAGAATTCGGAAGTGTAACCGGTATAAGATTCCCCTCAGATGATTTTCAGAATATAAATAGTGCAGGAGAGATTACAGAAGGAAAGGGTGAGGCCAGTGAATATACATTCTTTTCTTATTTTGCCAGAGTAAATTATGATTATAAAGGTAAATATTTATTAAAAGGCTCTATACGCCGAGATGGTTCATCCAGATTCGGGCAGGCAAATCGTTATGGTGTATTTCCTGCCTTTTCTGCCGGTTGGGTAATTTCCAAAGAAAACTTTCTGTCAGAATCTAATACTATTTCTTTACTAAAACTAAGAGCAAGCTGGGGAAAAACCGGAAATGCCGAGATAGGAGACTTTGCAGCAAGAGACCAGTGGCAGGCCACTAAATATAAACAGTTACCGGGAATAGAACCTTTTCAGCCTGCCAATCCAGATTTGACCTGGGAAAAATCTACTCAGACCGATATAGGTTTAGACTTTGGATTATTTAGTAACAGAATCTCCGGAGAAATAGACCTGTATAACAAAAAGACAAACGGACTATTGTTCCAGCAGAATATTCCATATACCTCGGGTTATGCAAGTATATACAGAAATATAGGAGATATGAGCAATAAAGGTTTTGAAATTGTATTAAATACTCAAAATTTCAGAAAAGAGAACTTTACATGGAACACAAGCTTTAATATTGCAAGCAACGATAATAAAATAACAGCCCTACCAGACAACAATGCCGATCAGATTATAGGAAATACGATCCTGAGAGTAGGAGAAAGATCAGCCTCTTTTTATCTGACGGAATACGCAGGTGTAGATCCGGCAAATGGAGACGCTTTGTATTACAAAAATACATTAAAGCCTGATGGTACGCTAGACAAAACTACTACCAATCAATACAGTCAAGCTAACAGAATTGTTGCCGGCACTTTTACGCCACTCTGGATCGGTGGTCTTACCAATACACTGGAATATAAAAATTTTGACTTATCCTTTACCTTATATGGAGAATTTGGAGCCAGTATGTATACTTCCGGAGGTAAATTTATGTCTACAGCAGGCAGCTGGTTCGATAATCAGACCGCTGATCAGATGAACAGATGGCAGAAATCCGGAGATATTACCAATGTACCTCAGGCAAGATTGGGGGAAGAAAATGGAACACAGGAGTCTACCAGATATCTTGAAAAAAGAGACTTTGTAAGGCTAAGAAATCTCAGCCTGGGTTATACCCTCAATAAAGATTTAATGAAATCATTGGGTGTAAGTAAGCTACGAATATATGTATCTGCAATCAACCTTCTGACATTTACTAAATACAGCGGTTATGATCCTGAAGCGTTAGCAGATACAGGAAGAGGCGGTGGTGGCGCTACATTCTATTCAGCTCCACCTGCCAGAACATTTACTTTTGGTCTTAATGTTAACTTCTAA
- a CDS encoding RagB/SusD family nutrient uptake outer membrane protein, which translates to MKIKYIILGLCGLLSVISCDKELEINPEQSITTEKAVSTPENINNILIGAYANTGRSDLLGGNLQMYADLLGDSGYVSWFGTYPDLRTIYSKNIVSDNFYVRDTWRTAYKVIFETNLILENLNIITTENDKKRTEGEAKFLRALNYFELVRYYGKTYINGANNTQPGVPLILSGKINYNGNLSVARSTVEEIYTQVIKDLTDAITVLPVNNSYYADVYSAKALLTRVYLQKGDYKKARDMAHDIITHSGKSLIPNYNDVFNTSQNTPEDLFAIQVTSQSGINDLITFYASEANGGRGGDIALKDEFLNLFEANDVRGSFYNLNPYDDKLTNKYTNRFGNLHVIRLAEIYLIRAESNFRENTSLGATPLEDINTIRNRAKASILSSVSLDDILMERRKELAFEGFLLHDIKRTAGNVGSLPWSSDKLVFPIPLREMQVNPKLVQNPGYN; encoded by the coding sequence ATGAAAATTAAATATATCATATTAGGTTTATGTGGACTATTATCAGTAATCTCATGCGACAAAGAACTGGAAATAAACCCCGAACAAAGTATAACAACCGAAAAGGCGGTCTCTACTCCGGAAAATATAAACAATATCCTGATAGGTGCATATGCCAATACCGGTAGGTCGGATCTGTTGGGTGGAAATTTGCAAATGTATGCCGACTTACTGGGAGATTCCGGTTATGTTTCATGGTTCGGAACTTATCCGGATTTGCGTACTATTTATAGTAAAAATATAGTATCTGATAATTTTTATGTAAGAGATACCTGGCGTACAGCTTACAAAGTCATATTTGAAACGAATCTTATTCTGGAAAATCTGAATATAATAACTACTGAAAATGATAAAAAAAGAACAGAAGGAGAAGCTAAGTTCTTGCGTGCCTTGAATTATTTCGAATTGGTACGCTACTATGGTAAAACATACATAAACGGAGCCAACAATACACAACCTGGTGTACCTTTAATTCTGTCCGGTAAAATTAATTATAACGGAAATCTGTCGGTTGCCAGAAGCACAGTAGAAGAAATATACACTCAGGTTATAAAAGACCTTACAGATGCTATTACTGTGCTACCAGTAAATAATTCTTATTACGCCGATGTTTATTCTGCAAAAGCATTACTTACCAGAGTATATTTACAAAAAGGAGATTATAAAAAAGCCCGGGATATGGCTCATGATATCATCACTCATAGCGGAAAAAGCCTGATCCCTAATTACAATGATGTATTCAATACTTCTCAGAATACTCCGGAAGATTTGTTCGCTATACAAGTGACTTCGCAGTCAGGAATAAATGACCTTATAACCTTTTATGCATCTGAAGCCAATGGCGGACGTGGGGGAGATATTGCACTGAAAGATGAATTTCTCAATCTGTTTGAAGCAAATGATGTACGAGGATCATTCTATAATCTTAATCCTTATGATGATAAACTTACCAATAAATACACCAACAGGTTCGGGAATCTCCATGTAATAAGACTTGCTGAAATATATCTTATAAGAGCCGAATCTAATTTCAGAGAAAATACTTCTCTAGGAGCAACTCCTTTAGAGGATATCAATACTATAAGAAACAGAGCCAAAGCTTCGATATTGAGCTCAGTATCCTTAGATGATATTCTTATGGAAAGAAGGAAGGAACTAGCTTTTGAAGGTTTTCTTTTACATGATATAAAAAGAACAGCAGGTAATGTAGGTTCCTTACCATGGAGTAGTGACAAATTGGTTTTCCCTATACCATTAAGAGAAATGCAGGTGAATCCCAAACTGGTTCAAAACCCTGGGTATAACTAA
- a CDS encoding cyanophycinase produces the protein MKNTFILILFLVFGFVSAQIPKGKLLIIGGGDSPDFLIDRMVKEAGLKKGEYVAIFPQASSTPDSSFIYTSEDFEKRDLKTLNYYFNKGEKLSKARLDSLKKAKLIFISGGDQTKFMELINSYPEVKHIIKTSYFNGNMIAGTSAGAAVMSGVMITGNQLKHKEYNSTFNNIETNNVETQKGLGFITSAVIDQHFIIRSRYNRLLSLIIDHPKLKGIGIDESTAILVKNGEAEVVGKAQVIIFKNPGQYKTSLKDKPGARAITLDIYLNGERFKL, from the coding sequence ATGAAAAATACATTCATTTTAATACTTTTTTTAGTTTTCGGATTCGTATCAGCTCAGATCCCTAAGGGTAAGCTGCTAATAATTGGCGGAGGGGACAGTCCGGATTTCCTCATTGACAGAATGGTAAAAGAAGCAGGGTTAAAAAAGGGAGAATATGTAGCTATTTTTCCACAGGCAAGCTCCACTCCTGATTCCTCATTTATTTATACTTCCGAAGATTTTGAAAAAAGAGATCTGAAAACTCTTAACTATTATTTTAATAAGGGTGAAAAACTTTCAAAGGCCAGACTAGACTCCCTGAAGAAAGCGAAACTGATCTTCATTAGTGGTGGCGACCAAACTAAGTTTATGGAACTTATTAATTCATATCCGGAAGTGAAGCACATCATAAAGACATCTTACTTCAACGGAAACATGATTGCAGGAACAAGTGCCGGAGCAGCTGTAATGAGTGGCGTTATGATCACCGGGAATCAGCTCAAACACAAAGAATACAACAGTACTTTTAATAATATTGAAACCAACAATGTCGAGACCCAAAAAGGACTTGGCTTTATTACTTCTGCTGTTATAGACCAGCACTTTATCATAAGAAGCAGGTACAACAGACTGCTATCTCTGATTATAGACCATCCTAAATTAAAAGGAATTGGTATAGATGAGTCTACCGCAATCCTTGTAAAAAACGGAGAAGCTGAAGTTGTAGGAAAAGCACAGGTAATTATCTTTAAAAACCCCGGACAATACAAAACCAGCTTAAAAGATAAGCCCGGAGCAAGAGCTATCACATTAGACATTTATTTGAATGGAGAACGATTCAAGTTATAA
- the thrC gene encoding threonine synthase, which produces MKYYSTRGKHSVNIQQAVLNGLADDGGLYMPAYIPQLPASFFENIENKSLPEIGFEVAKLFLEDSVPDAVLKQMIDEVLNFDIPVVPIHNNIYSLELFHGPTLAFKDVGARFMARLMSYFAEGKPMKVIAATSGDTGSAVAAGFYNVPGINVYILYPKGKVSPLQEKQLTTWGGNIKALEIEGTFDDCQALAKELLADEELQQHQVTSANSINIARLIPQSFYYFWAYAQLKKENKKIVFSVPSGNFGNLTAGLLAYKMGLPVNRFIASTNINNVVPQYLKTGTYEAKASLSTVSNAMDVGNPSNFERMKDLFQEDVTKFREIISGYYFIDEETKATVQEVYKESGYLLDPHGAVAYLGLVQYQKEQQQDFNGVLLETAHPAKFIETVEESILEKIEVPEKLSAFGKKEKVATLFPVDFQLIKAFIKQY; this is translated from the coding sequence ATGAAATATTATTCCACAAGAGGAAAACACAGTGTCAATATACAACAAGCCGTACTCAATGGCTTAGCAGATGATGGCGGGCTCTATATGCCGGCATATATCCCGCAATTACCTGCATCTTTTTTTGAAAACATCGAGAATAAATCTTTACCGGAAATTGGCTTTGAAGTAGCAAAGTTATTTTTGGAAGATTCTGTTCCGGATGCGGTTTTAAAACAAATGATCGATGAGGTTCTCAACTTTGATATTCCGGTAGTGCCGATTCATAATAACATTTACAGTTTAGAGCTTTTCCATGGTCCTACACTTGCATTTAAAGATGTAGGAGCACGATTTATGGCGCGACTTATGTCTTATTTCGCAGAAGGAAAACCTATGAAAGTTATTGCTGCAACTTCCGGAGATACGGGAAGTGCTGTTGCAGCAGGCTTTTACAATGTACCCGGAATTAATGTATACATTCTGTACCCTAAAGGTAAGGTAAGTCCTTTGCAGGAAAAGCAGCTTACAACATGGGGAGGCAATATAAAAGCATTGGAAATTGAAGGAACTTTTGACGATTGTCAGGCTCTTGCTAAAGAACTTTTAGCCGATGAAGAGTTACAGCAACATCAGGTAACTTCTGCCAATAGTATTAATATAGCAAGGCTTATCCCACAAAGCTTTTACTATTTCTGGGCTTATGCACAACTAAAAAAAGAGAATAAAAAGATTGTCTTTAGTGTACCCAGCGGAAACTTCGGGAATCTTACAGCTGGATTACTGGCTTATAAAATGGGATTACCAGTGAATCGCTTCATCGCTTCTACAAATATCAATAATGTTGTTCCCCAATATCTGAAAACGGGTACATACGAAGCCAAAGCTTCTCTTTCTACTGTCAGTAATGCTATGGACGTTGGAAATCCTAGTAATTTTGAAAGAATGAAAGATTTGTTTCAGGAAGATGTTACTAAATTCAGAGAGATCATCTCAGGCTATTACTTTATCGATGAAGAGACAAAGGCTACTGTTCAGGAGGTATACAAAGAATCAGGCTATCTTTTAGATCCTCATGGTGCCGTTGCCTATCTTGGATTAGTACAATACCAAAAAGAACAACAGCAAGATTTTAATGGTGTTTTACTCGAAACTGCTCATCCTGCAAAATTTATAGAAACAGTGGAAGAAAGCATTTTGGAAAAAATTGAGGTTCCGGAAAAGCTTTCAGCTTTTGGAAAAAAGGAAAAAGTAGCAACACTGTTCCCTGTCGATTTTCAGCTGATAAAAGCATTTATAAAACAATATTAA
- the thrA gene encoding bifunctional aspartate kinase/homoserine dehydrogenase I, producing MKVLKFGGTSVGSTEAVKNLRLIVEREKENDEPLLVVCSAFSGITNSLLEATEEALHNHDYQSILEGIEQRHYEMIKEILPVSVQNPLLMLVKGNFNILEDLLSSVAHLGELSDRTKAKIVSLGEQLSCPIIAAYLNTSMPAEFKDARDLINTNSNYLKAEVNFDITNQNIQQWAQNLENKVYVVTGFIATDKDKVTTTLGRGGSDYTAAILGAALNVQEVQIWTDVNGFMTADPRLVKNAYSLEYLSYQEAMELSYFGAKVIYPPSLVPVISKEIPIWIKNTFEPEHQGTMIHVEREAHDKALITGISSINNVALVNVVGTMIRLKGFSARLFGTLSRHDINIILITQASSEHSISFVVASEDVAKARLAIEEEFLSEITTEKLQHPEIDTNISIVAIVGERMKKTKGISGKLFSTLGKNSINIIAIAQGSSELNISTVISKDDLTKALNVIHDAFLLSPVKTYNVFCAGTGNIGQEFLGQICQEADNLIEKHKIEIKVLGIANTRKMLLANGSPVDIAGWKDQLEEKGLQADLKTFIQEVKKYELPNTVFIDNTSSKFVVEEYENLFRNNISVVTCNKISNSESYAQYLNLKHLAAKNGVSFLYETNVGAGLPIIKTLNDLVISGDEIIKIEAILSGTISYIFNNYVGERTFEEVVREAQELGYTEPDPRDDLNGLDFSRKMLILARENGLPLELSDVNISSFLPEACLNANSVEDFYKELKNSEPHFASYKEQAAKENKKLRLIGILENNEIKVEVMMVDSTHPFFNLSGSDNIISFTTARYQNTPLVVKGPGAGASVTAAGVFADLVRVTTL from the coding sequence ATGAAAGTTTTAAAATTTGGAGGTACTTCAGTCGGAAGTACAGAAGCCGTAAAAAACCTCAGGCTTATTGTTGAAAGAGAAAAGGAAAATGATGAACCTTTGTTGGTCGTATGCTCAGCATTCTCAGGAATTACCAACTCCTTACTGGAAGCGACCGAAGAAGCATTACACAACCACGACTATCAGAGTATTCTGGAGGGCATAGAGCAACGTCATTATGAAATGATAAAAGAAATACTGCCCGTATCGGTTCAAAATCCTTTACTCATGCTTGTTAAAGGTAATTTTAATATTCTGGAAGATTTACTTTCCAGTGTTGCACATTTAGGTGAGCTTTCCGACAGAACAAAAGCAAAAATTGTTTCATTGGGCGAGCAGCTATCCTGCCCAATTATAGCAGCATACCTCAATACCTCCATGCCTGCGGAATTTAAAGATGCAAGAGACTTAATCAATACCAATTCCAACTATCTGAAAGCTGAGGTGAATTTTGATATAACCAATCAAAATATTCAGCAATGGGCACAAAATCTGGAAAATAAGGTGTATGTTGTTACTGGTTTTATAGCTACCGATAAAGATAAAGTAACGACTACGCTGGGAAGAGGGGGTTCAGATTATACTGCGGCTATTCTTGGTGCAGCACTCAATGTTCAGGAAGTCCAGATATGGACAGATGTCAATGGTTTTATGACCGCCGATCCAAGATTGGTAAAAAATGCTTATTCTCTGGAGTATTTAAGCTATCAGGAAGCTATGGAACTTTCATATTTTGGTGCCAAAGTAATTTATCCACCTTCATTAGTTCCTGTTATCTCCAAAGAAATTCCGATATGGATTAAAAATACTTTCGAGCCTGAACATCAGGGTACTATGATCCATGTAGAAAGAGAAGCCCATGACAAAGCATTGATTACCGGGATCTCTTCTATCAATAATGTGGCACTTGTTAATGTTGTGGGAACCATGATTCGTCTGAAAGGCTTCAGTGCAAGGTTATTTGGTACTTTATCCCGTCATGATATCAATATTATCCTGATTACACAGGCAAGTTCTGAACATAGTATTTCGTTTGTAGTTGCATCAGAAGATGTTGCTAAAGCCCGATTGGCAATAGAAGAAGAGTTCCTTTCTGAAATAACTACTGAGAAACTACAGCATCCGGAAATTGATACCAATATCAGTATTGTGGCTATTGTAGGAGAACGTATGAAGAAAACAAAAGGTATTAGTGGCAAGTTATTCAGTACTCTTGGGAAAAACAGCATCAATATTATAGCAATAGCACAAGGTTCTTCAGAGCTTAATATATCTACTGTTATTTCTAAAGACGATCTTACAAAAGCTTTGAACGTTATTCACGATGCTTTTTTATTATCACCTGTTAAAACATATAATGTCTTCTGTGCAGGTACAGGGAACATTGGTCAGGAATTTCTGGGACAAATCTGCCAGGAAGCAGATAATCTGATTGAAAAGCATAAAATAGAAATCAAAGTATTGGGAATAGCCAATACCCGAAAAATGCTCTTAGCAAATGGCAGTCCTGTTGATATTGCGGGATGGAAAGATCAGCTTGAAGAAAAAGGATTGCAGGCCGATTTAAAAACATTTATACAGGAAGTAAAAAAATACGAATTACCCAATACCGTATTCATAGATAATACTTCCAGCAAGTTTGTAGTAGAAGAATACGAAAACCTTTTTAGGAATAATATTTCGGTAGTTACCTGTAACAAAATTAGTAATTCCGAAAGCTATGCCCAGTATCTGAACCTGAAACATCTGGCTGCTAAAAATGGTGTCAGCTTTTTATATGAAACCAATGTGGGAGCAGGATTACCTATTATAAAAACACTCAATGATCTGGTGATAAGTGGTGATGAAATCATCAAAATAGAGGCTATACTTTCCGGAACTATATCTTATATCTTCAATAATTATGTTGGTGAAAGAACTTTTGAGGAGGTTGTACGGGAAGCTCAGGAATTAGGCTATACAGAACCGGATCCAAGAGATGATCTGAATGGGCTGGATTTTTCCAGAAAAATGCTGATCCTGGCCAGAGAAAATGGATTACCATTGGAACTTTCCGATGTCAACATCAGTAGTTTTCTTCCGGAGGCTTGTCTAAATGCAAACTCTGTTGAAGACTTTTATAAAGAGCTTAAAAACAGTGAACCTCATTTTGCATCATACAAAGAGCAGGCGGCTAAAGAAAATAAAAAACTAAGGTTAATTGGTATTTTGGAAAATAATGAAATAAAAGTTGAGGTTATGATGGTAGATAGTACACACCCATTCTTCAATCTTTCTGGTAGCGACAATATCATATCGTTTACAACTGCCAGATACCAGAATACTCCTTTAGTAGTTAAAGGTCCGGGTGCAGGAGCTTCGGTTACAGCAGCTGGTGTTTTTGCAGATTTAGTAAGGGTTACCACATTATAA